The proteins below come from a single Candidatus Cloacimonadota bacterium genomic window:
- a CDS encoding TM1802 family CRISPR-associated protein, translating into MISIYRLLGNNRMLIEGFYDMDPSEQKLYIIRQFCADDSSFHNKKKDLQMYGRLIRMNLDTQNKAISFVQDNEISPGTCTKKLIFRNYSSNDPNIYGSHIGYKSIFSFALMEYIEKNRSEIKWSYPEQVDECLDYLQNIGQRFFIRDTIGIRPQYILLPKELQADFPYPDPIQEVTDDVTPAKEIVKEKKKLRAEYNKALEKYFEKSLAHIVGERPAYALSIDGKLIHEIEKIRSCYIDVLYYYMVDKKFPDSKELRHCPLCSADKYLASDIALKQKFYGISNKPFFDNMKEKRSFTAFTACKDCYHQVTVGTSFASSSLNTYLINLRCLVLPELKYQANSKDHTQEIDPEQIKVIPRLLKKQNNQDRRRNLAILRNLQDRFNNFSLFFYYEPSPTSQEFIVNRLIKNISLPSLIEKYENLCSISLENKLHELFDESFSMSFEDLKFMIYPSKQSRPNMKPADFQKINRSMLTLLSSYLYSQPINMIKLLKGFVNVFHGKIQNSNISIYRLDLSPYIMSLYMKHLDNFKLLKGIRKMEEKVMTTTLQNQELLEYFKNHPHVYEENYFAQGLFILGWYLNELEYAQKQKGINRTAVHKLNLRGIPVQKVKSISTVIDDLRLVWEVWSDPVLDAYYRECLCESDMNMPPEEVVFHILSGRSYRKYIGLLKGKEKKEIQDNNDTEMEAQND; encoded by the coding sequence ATGATCTCTATATATCGATTACTTGGTAACAACCGAATGCTTATTGAGGGATTCTATGATATGGATCCCTCAGAGCAAAAGCTTTATATTATCCGTCAATTTTGTGCAGATGATAGCTCTTTCCATAATAAAAAGAAAGATCTGCAAATGTATGGTAGATTGATTCGTATGAATTTAGATACACAAAACAAAGCGATCTCGTTTGTTCAAGATAATGAGATAAGTCCTGGAACATGCACCAAAAAGCTGATCTTCAGAAATTATTCATCAAATGATCCCAATATATATGGGTCTCATATCGGTTACAAATCAATTTTTTCTTTTGCTTTGATGGAGTACATAGAGAAGAATCGTAGTGAAATAAAATGGAGCTATCCGGAACAAGTTGATGAATGTTTAGATTATCTTCAGAATATCGGTCAACGCTTTTTTATACGTGATACAATCGGTATAAGACCACAGTATATACTACTTCCGAAAGAATTACAAGCCGATTTCCCCTATCCTGATCCTATTCAGGAAGTTACAGACGATGTTACCCCTGCGAAGGAAATAGTAAAAGAAAAAAAGAAACTGAGAGCAGAATATAATAAAGCATTAGAGAAATACTTCGAAAAGAGCTTAGCTCATATTGTCGGGGAAAGACCAGCATATGCATTGAGTATAGATGGGAAACTGATACATGAAATCGAGAAGATCAGGTCTTGCTATATCGATGTCTTGTACTATTATATGGTAGATAAGAAATTCCCGGATTCAAAAGAGCTTAGACATTGTCCTCTATGTTCAGCAGACAAATATCTGGCCAGTGATATTGCCCTAAAGCAAAAGTTCTATGGTATTTCTAATAAACCCTTCTTTGACAACATGAAAGAAAAACGTAGTTTTACTGCTTTTACAGCGTGCAAGGATTGTTATCACCAGGTCACGGTTGGCACCAGTTTTGCCTCTTCTTCCTTGAACACATATCTGATAAATCTTCGCTGTCTGGTTCTTCCGGAATTGAAATACCAGGCAAACAGTAAGGATCACACACAAGAAATTGATCCCGAGCAAATCAAAGTAATCCCCAGATTGTTAAAAAAACAGAACAATCAAGACCGCAGACGCAATCTTGCGATATTAAGAAATCTGCAGGATCGCTTCAACAATTTCTCTCTCTTTTTCTATTATGAGCCCAGTCCTACCAGTCAGGAGTTTATCGTCAACCGTTTGATCAAGAATATTAGCCTACCCTCTTTGATTGAAAAGTACGAGAATCTCTGTAGTATATCCTTGGAAAACAAGCTGCATGAATTATTCGATGAGAGTTTCAGTATGTCCTTTGAGGACTTGAAATTCATGATTTACCCCTCTAAACAGTCAAGACCCAATATGAAACCAGCAGACTTCCAGAAGATTAACAGGAGCATGCTTACACTTTTGTCTTCTTATCTATACTCTCAACCCATAAACATGATTAAACTCTTAAAAGGCTTTGTGAATGTCTTTCATGGTAAGATCCAGAATTCAAACATTTCTATCTATCGCTTGGATTTGTCTCCCTATATAATGAGTCTTTATATGAAGCATCTCGATAACTTTAAGCTATTGAAAGGAATAAGAAAAATGGAGGAAAAAGTTATGACAACTACTCTGCAAAACCAAGAATTGCTCGAGTATTTCAAGAATCATCCTCATGTGTATGAGGAAAACTACTTTGCTCAGGGTTTATTTATATTGGGCTGGTACCTGAATGAGCTGGAGTATGCACAAAAGCAAAAGGGAATAAACCGCACTGCGGTTCATAAGCTAAACTTGAGGGGTATTCCAGTACAGAAAGTAAAATCGATTTCAACAGTTATTGATGATCTGCGTCTGGTTTGGGAAGTATGGTCAGATCCTGTGCTAGATGCCTACTATCGAGAATGCTTATGTGAGTCGGATATGAATATGCCACCTGAAGAAGTGGTATTCCATATCCTTAGCGGCCGCTCCTATCGCAAGTATATAGGATTGTTAAAAGGCAAAGAAAAGAAAGAAATTCAAGACAACAACGATACCGAAATGGAGGCACAAAATGATTAA
- the cas7b gene encoding type I-B CRISPR-associated protein Cas7/Csh2, whose translation MIKNNSEILFLYDALMCNPNGDMDDENKPRMDYDTSTNLVSDVRLKRYIRDYLETAKGKEIFVTANAKDAKERNEQIKKQKLLHTDLIDVRLFGAVTAEDKRDEGHYTGPVQFNWGYSLNPVELIDSSTITSSFSSGKGIGKDYRVQYSLIAFSGSVNANASEKTKLTDDDILLLDESIIKAIPLARTRSKTGQYPRLYLRIELIDNQSFLKDLRPMLKIGLSKVNDLRLIRKTEDFTIDIDQLVDYLSSNKSKVKAIHYFKDDQLEITGFERIFIDPNWKHELSLL comes from the coding sequence ATGATTAAGAACAATTCTGAGATCCTATTTCTCTACGATGCTCTGATGTGTAATCCCAATGGTGATATGGATGATGAGAACAAACCTCGTATGGATTACGATACTTCTACAAATCTGGTATCTGATGTCCGCTTGAAGCGTTACATCAGAGATTACCTGGAAACAGCCAAAGGCAAGGAAATCTTCGTTACAGCTAATGCTAAAGATGCCAAAGAAAGAAATGAACAGATTAAGAAACAGAAACTACTTCATACCGACCTAATAGACGTGAGATTGTTCGGTGCTGTAACAGCTGAAGATAAGCGCGACGAAGGGCATTATACAGGTCCAGTTCAGTTTAATTGGGGATATTCACTCAATCCAGTTGAACTGATAGATAGTAGCACCATTACTTCAAGTTTCTCATCCGGAAAGGGTATCGGTAAAGACTATCGTGTTCAATATTCACTAATTGCATTTTCGGGAAGTGTGAACGCAAATGCCTCTGAAAAAACAAAACTCACTGATGATGATATTTTGCTGCTGGATGAATCTATCATAAAAGCTATTCCTTTGGCTAGAACCAGATCCAAGACTGGGCAGTATCCCCGACTGTACCTTCGCATAGAACTTATAGATAATCAGAGTTTCTTAAAAGACTTGCGTCCTATGCTAAAGATTGGACTCTCTAAAGTAAACGACTTGCGTCTTATTCGTAAAACGGAAGACTTCACTATAGATATCGATCAATTAGTGGATTATCTGAGCAGTAACAAATCAAAAGTCAAGGCAATTCACTATTTTAAGGATGATCAACTGGAGATTACCGGCTTCGAAAGAATCTTTATCGATCCAAACTGGAAACACGAGTTATCCCTTCTTTGA
- the cas5 gene encoding CRISPR-associated protein Cas5, with translation MEYNNRFDTILELQLSGPLAHFRKFYTNASSLTYSIPPRTVVCGLLASILQKKRDSYYKLMSSKNLGLAISIAPGSSFKKQFYTMNYVRYDTGINDVSDHKQCRMELLMPRDGKELAWILYVAFKKGEHTELDSIENRIINKDLGYDIYLGQRQFRAGINHVRTYQDKDIHAVPESRYLDSAVEREQIKSIDTDSLIINIERMPLEQTTEDYGKNKSVIRRSIRFGDVFMEASGKRLTGMFCNVLELNNETRTRISML, from the coding sequence ATGGAATACAACAATAGATTTGATACTATCTTGGAACTTCAGCTAAGTGGCCCATTAGCGCACTTTCGCAAGTTCTATACAAACGCATCTTCCTTAACATATAGCATCCCTCCCAGGACTGTTGTTTGTGGCTTATTAGCATCAATATTGCAAAAAAAAAGAGATTCATATTATAAGCTGATGAGTTCTAAGAACTTGGGTTTGGCAATATCAATAGCACCGGGATCAAGCTTTAAAAAGCAATTCTACACCATGAATTACGTAAGATATGATACGGGGATAAACGACGTTTCCGATCATAAACAATGCCGAATGGAGCTATTGATGCCACGGGATGGGAAAGAATTGGCCTGGATTTTGTATGTGGCCTTCAAAAAGGGGGAACATACAGAATTGGACTCTATTGAGAACAGAATTATCAATAAAGATTTGGGCTATGATATTTATCTGGGCCAGAGGCAATTCCGTGCCGGGATAAATCACGTCCGGACTTATCAAGATAAAGATATCCACGCTGTTCCGGAATCCCGTTACCTTGATTCCGCAGTAGAAAGAGAACAGATCAAGAGTATTGATACTGATTCCCTGATCATCAATATTGAACGTATGCCATTAGAACAGACAACAGAGGATTATGGTAAAAATAAATCTGTTATCAGGCGTTCTATCCGATTTGGTGATGTGTTTATGGAAGCAAGCGGAAAGCGCCTTACGGGTATGTTTTGTAATGTATTGGAACTAAATAACGAAACACGAACAAGGATATCCATGTTGTAA